The Osmia lignaria lignaria isolate PbOS001 chromosome 1, iyOsmLign1, whole genome shotgun sequence nucleotide sequence GTTGTATAGCCTCCACCGTGTGTCCTATATCGTCGAAACACGCGGTAGCATCCTTTCCAGCTAAATTGATTAACACCTCTTCACCACCCGGATGTTCTTTCACGAATTTTGTTATATCGTACACACCATCCTTGTACACGATCCATAAATCTTTCTCACTATTGTGCTTCGACACCTCCTCGGCTGTGTAAATATTCGACATTTTTGTGAatctgaaaaatcaaattaggacgattaaaagaaaattctataGGGTATTAGAAATCAGGCAACAGAAATAACGCTTTCGAATTGATAAGCACCGAGGCTCGAGTCGCAACCGTGAGAATTACACTTTAAAATTCGATTTCACTTGTATCCTTCCCCCGTGTTCAAAGTCGAAACTGAAGTAAAATCGATTGATCGCAGAAAATTTCGTGAACACCGACCTTGAACGAGATCTATCGCGCGTTCGATCTCGATACTCGTGACATTGTGCCCGAAGGGGAAAATCACCGATGGAATGTACCGCGAAACGTTTCGACGAGTCGATGTCCCCTTTTTCCTCCTCTTTGCTTCAGTGAAAGTTCATTTCtcgactctctctctcttcgtcaCGCATTTTCCCGCGATTTTCTTTTCGATTCTCATAAAAAACTCACCTGCGTTTTCGAATTTACAACTTGAAGAATACTCGATGCGAATCGAATGGAAGTTAAAAATCAACTGATACTACAAATCCCCTTGCTCATGCCCTTGTCTTCGGACACTGATTTGATAAGAATTCATGAGTATATTCATTTGCATAGAATGGAATTGCGTTAGCGATCGATAAATTGTTAATGAGTTGCCGGTCACAAAGTCATCGCATCTAGTTTGTATGATTGGAAAATCTAGTGATCAACAACTATAATTTCCACCTTTCTAATTTCGTATATTGGCACTTAATTTAATTTACGTTCGAACAAGTTGAGTCTCTGTCACGCTTAAAATTCCATTTCTCGTCGAGGAAACAACGTCAGTATCGTTTATACCTCGAGGGAAGACAGAGAAGCAGGTAATAAATGTTCGCGAAAGATAGGCGAAAAAGCAATCCAATCTGTAGATACAAACGAGTCAGTGGATATATAGCATTGTGTGCAAATTGCACTGTTTAATTACGTAGATCAAAGCGAATGCTGGTTCCATTCATCCCAAGCAGACGACGCCTGTGTCAAATCGATGGCTTGCTTTTCCAACGAGCTGATTACTCCGCGGCTATGTTACCTGTGTCTTTGGTAAACGCTTTCAGACGAAAAATTCGCCGGAAAAATTGCTTATTATTTTAATCACATTGTCCGGCAATCATTCTTTCGCGAAAGAACAATTAGCTGAGATTAAAAGAATTTAGTATATTCATGCTTCATGCCGAGTTAATATCGTTGGAAATTTAATGCAGGTctgaaagaattttataataatttattctgTGTTCAACTTCGCAAATTGGTGGCTCAAATTTTGTAATACTACGCGATCTCTTAATCAGAATTAAGAGCAATAGCAAAGTACAATAAACTTTCTCGTTATCATTGAAAAGACAAAAATAAAACGTCAAACCTGACCCGAGGTTATTTTTTACTCCCTCTTGTTTCCCTCTAATGCACAACCCTCGCTCTTATCATCGCAAATAATTACGCTAAGTCTATCGAAATCGTGGTTACGTGAAGTAACTTTGTTTCGAACTCGTTCCTAACATCCTCTCGTAGATTTATTAAGAtggaaaagggagaaaaaataAGGTAAAACGAAATCTTGTAAGAGGTGTTGTCGTTTCAACTGGAAGTTAAGTTGAATTCGTGCGagggttaattttaattactgtcAGCCTTGCCACGATATTTCTGCGAGCCTCGGCACGGTAAATGCGTTATTAAAGCGTgagtttcttgaaagaaaaaaagggaataaAAAACGGCTGGACTGTGTGGAGAAAAGATCGCATGGTGACCGAATAGCTACGTTCGCCGGTTTTCAAGCCAACCCTAACTGTCTCTGCGAGAACAATATCTCGAGAAACGAAGGGGTTGGTTGTCAGCTTAAGCAACTTGGAGCACGCAATCCGCTCATTCGCGCCTAACAATCGCTTCGCGTCGAGTTATCGAACGAAAGAAACGCCGAGGGGCTGATCGTGCGATTAAAGTTTCACTTTCTCTGTCCACTCAAGCTCGTTCGACCACGTGAAGTTACCTTGGAAAAATCTTTGGATTTTCCTctgttgtaattttaaaatttcgcCGCTCGATACACTAGGAAATGATGATCTAACTTGAAGTCGTTCTTTTCTGTTACAGAAAACTGGCGCCAGGATCAAGATCTATTCCCACTGCTGCCCTCACAGCACCGATCGATTGATCAGTATTTGCGGAAAACCAACCACCTGCATCGACTGCATCCGTGAGCTGATCGCCACCATTAAAACTGTGAGTAAAGTTCTTCAAGATTGATTCAGCCTCCTTTTAGCcctattctattaaatcaactGTTTGTAATTCATGTTTCAGTCTCCATTGAAAGGTGTGAACAACCCCTACGATCCGCACAACTTCGACGACTATTACGCGGATGACTATGGGGGTTATGGAAGTGGTGATGGTGGTCAAGGTAAAGGTGGTGGTTTCGGCGGTCCAGGAGGtcgcggtggtggtggtggaggcgGCGGTGGGGGCGGAGGAGGCATGCCACCGAGACGGGACAATCGTGGCGGTGGACCCGGCGATATGAATCGCGGTTTCCCACCCCCACCGAGGGGTGGACCACGTGGCGgaggcggtggcggtggtggaATGTCCGGTGGACCAGCAGACCGTGGCTACGGGGGTAATTCGCGCGGAGGAGGTGGTGGCGGGGGCGGTTATGAAGGTGGACGAGGCGGTTATGGAGGAAACAGGGGTGGCCCGCCACCTTATGGCGGAGGAAACTATAACGGTAAACAGTTTCACTTTAAGGATGCTATTTAGAACGAAGGGAAAATGTAGCAGCTGGATACACAGATACTTATTAGCGAATTTTTGTTAATCTTCTGTATAGGTGACGGATGGGGAATGCAAGGAGGAGCACCAAACGGTTTGGGCGGGGGTGGaggtggtggcggtggcggcggtggaGGTGCCAATTCAGCAATGAGTGGCCCACCCATGAGTGGTAACAATCAAGGAAATCAGGGCAACATGGGAGGGAGCAAGACCAGCACTCAAGTCACCATTCCTAAAGACGTGAGTAAAGAAGCTGAGTGTGAGCTGATGGGTAAGTATCggttgatttttaattactctTCTGTTAACAGCTTGCGGGGGCCATAATCGGCAAAGGAGGAGCCAGAATCCGGAAAATCAGATCAGACAGCGGTGCTGGGATCACCATAGACGAACCTTTGCCTGGTAGCAACGAtcgcattattactataaccggGTTACCAAGTCAGATACAGATGGCTCAGTACCTGCTTCAGCAGAGGTAATTGTTTATCCATCGCTTCGTCATCCTTATCTGCAAATGTCTGTACGTTTTTCGTACTAAAAGAATTAACCGGACTATTAGCCAAGCAATTAACATATAACATATTCCATCCGATAATACATGCGCAAATAATCTCAGATTTACATCTATCGCTCATTTATGTGGATATAACATAGGCTGCAAAAAATCATTGTATAAATCTTTGTATATGAAAGACTAACAACATAAAACCTTAATCCCTCTATAAACGGCTGAATGttggtttatttattttattaatcattggAATAAGTAATGCGTATGGTAATTAAAAAATCGCTTCTCATCGAACCATACATCCCGCACGAGGAACTAACACACACCCTCGACTAACCAAAGCATCGAAGAGACCGAGGGGGTACTAAACGAAGGTGGAGGATCGAAATCGAAGGTGGACTGACCGGAGGACACACGAAGCTCACCGTGAGAAAATTGGGGATTAAAATGGAGCGCCGTTGCATGGAAGACTAGTGATTTTGTTgttctactttcgatataacaaGGAATCACTAATCATCCTACAAAGGCGTTCACGATCGTCGTCCGCTTCCTCTGAGACCTGCTTCTTTTGGAACTAACCATCAATTCTCTGCTACTACTTTGTTGCGCGTGCGATTCTTGCGTCTTAACGAATTCGAAACTCTTCTACTGTCGCTTGTTTCTATGTTATGTATAAAAAATAAGAGCTAGAAAGTAAGGTGAAGATGCGTGTATTACGAAAATGTATTGGACATCCTGCCCGAACGAACGAGTATGAAATTACTAGATGAAATACAATTggagtttatttattttttgttacagCGTGCACGAGAATGCAGACCATTATTAGGACGTGGTAGAGGAAGCATTCAGGGGGAGCCAAAGATgcgtttgtaatttttttaaggaTACTTCTCCGCAAATGGACAGACATTCGTGCGAAAAAGTGGAAAACCGAAACCTTCGATGATACGACGAACTCTTCAGCCGCCGCATCCAAggaaccacacacacacacgcgttCAGaagcaaaaataataaaaaaaaaaagaaagcacgCAGTCATTTTTCAAAGCAGCCTCAGACACACTGCTGCTCTTTCGCATTAACTTCTTAACTTGTACGTGAAAAAAGGCTAGTTGGAGCAATTCAAAGAACTCCTTGTTACACACAGTTTCTATTCTCTATTCCACGCTATCGCCACACGCGGTTAGGGGGTCATCTTCTTTTCGAGGAGATCCACGAGACCTTTCCCAAGGTCTCGTGCTTGCTGATTGCTGTTTGTGTGAGTAGAGATCCCGTTTTCAATTTCTACACTCTGACCAGTGAACAGGATTGTAATAAAGTTTAGGAAAGGGTAGTTTGTGTGGAGGAACTGAGTTGCAAATAATACACTCGCCTAAATTGCAGACCAGTCCCAGAACACCGCTATTTGTAATCCAAGAAACCCCGAAAATTTGTTAATATCCTGTGCCCTACGGTTGCGATGGCCTATTCCGAGGGTTGCAAGCTGCGAACAGCACACCCGTTTTCTCTCCTTGTACGTAATAGAATGAGATAAAGAACGAAATCCTCTTTCAATACGAAGCGACACGTTTCCATTCGATTCATTCGACTCATTCGAGAATTCCAAAACTCGAATTGGCACTAGAGACGTCGAGGAGCAGCGTGTTCCTCGTGCTGAAGAAAGGCCAAAGAGAAAGCATAGTTTTGAGGTCGTTCTCGATCTTCGCGCATTTTTTCCCCTGCCTTATTATTAGTATATTTTTCTGcgttttttaatcgttttgtaTCGCGTGCTTTTTTGTCACGGACCAACTTTGATAAgatcatatataaatatatatatttttccccCCCTTTACCTTCCCGTCTATTCTTAACTGGATGATCCTTCCGGGTACCAATTTTCGAAGCGCACACGTTGCctgtatctttctttttttcgttcttGTCGCTGCAGAAATCTTCCTGGAACGTgatttccctttcttttcttaGAGGAAATGTCTGCACCATGACGATTCGTGAGACTTTAAGTAAAAACCCCCGGGATCGATGATGTAGAGGAACGATGATCTTTGATAATTTCGCAAATGAATTCATTTCTCTGGACGGTTTCGATGAGCTGAAGAATCGGTGGAAAATGTAGCGGTGATAATAACTTTACAGAATCGAAATTTGTACATACACGTGTGTAAGAAgcaaggaaaaatgaaaataggagAAGAGAAATCATTGAAAGTATCACTTCCCTTTCCTTAATCGCCACGTAAACCACGTTTCTGCTGCTgcatcatttattattattactattattattattctaattactattattatcacTATTGTACGATTATTAATAAGAGTAATTTTTGCATTAATTGTAATCCCCAATACACCTGAGAGTCTTTTGTACTAATGATACAAGGAAAACGTAAACACTCAGTTTCGTGGATCGAGCGTGTAAATCCACGGGTGTCCctgatcatttttcttttctcgcgGTATAGATTGTTAAGATAAATATGTGTGAGTGAAAGAAGAGAGGGTCACGACACGTGGAATCAAAAGAAACTTGCAACGAAGTCTGATGCATACATTGTGTTTAGAAAGTATATAATTGAAGCCATTTGGGAGAATGTTAAACTTTAAGAACAGTgaacctatatatatatatagatatatatataataatatactatATTCGCGTACAAAATCTGTTTGTATCTTATGAAACGATCATTGATGACGAAACAACAGGAGTGAGATCATTTTTGTTACCTCTCGAGAGCGTGTGCATTCAGTGTTATTAAAGTTTAATGTGGTCTGACATCGAATATCAAATTCTGAACGTCTTCTGAAAGGGAGCACCATAAGTTTCTTGAGTCTCTTCAATCTTTAtacatgttaaaaaaaaaaaaaataataatagtagctGGTGTTCTCTTTTAGGGATCGTTTCACGGAAAGAAGCTTGCAAATATAACAAACAGATTAACCGCGTGGATGAAAACCATCCTGAAGTCCAAACTCGTCCACTTTCCCTTTCCTCAAGACCAACATCGTGTATCCAGAGGATAAATTTCACGGCACCCTTACATTCTCCTTCTTCTTTGTCCCCTGATATTAAAGTCTCAGTCTCTAAAATGGTTTAAAAACGGAAACAAAGAACCATAGAACCAGGGATCCTACAGTCGTCAGGGTCGATAATTTACAAAGggcatttttctttattttttttccttttaatgcaTCTCGATCGAACGAAGGCGTTCACCAACCCTTTTCTTTTAGATTTAACAAAAGGAGAACcattctcttcctctttctgaCGGTCTATTCCCACTACGCTGTGTTTATTCCatgatcaattaaaaaaataaaaaaaataaaaaagggaatTTCGACGTCCGCGCGTGATCTCGGAAATAGAGAAAAGCGCGTGCATTTCCGTTCGACTCACGATCGTACCGTCTTTTGTGGTGTGGAGGTTGTTGGAAAAtgatcttcttcctcttccggtGTACACTGAAAGAGGAACCAGGTGTTTTGCAACAATTGCAACACCAATTTACGCAATAAGGATTACACGAGAAACATGTAAAACAGAGATACATACatgcatacatacatattatacACACACGAAATGCGTGAGAGATAAATAGGTGCCGTTTTTTTGAATGCATGCGTgcatgaaagaagaaaaaaataggtGGGAGGTAGAGATTGTTTGTAATTTTAATCCGTGAAAGATTAAATAtggaaaaaaggagaaagaaaggatCGGTGTGTATGTGTACGtgtgaaatgaaaatatatggCTGATTGAAATAAAGAGACACACAATCTCGCTCGTATCACGATGTGTGTATTATATAAGATATACAGTTTACAATTATTTGTAATGGATACTTTTTATTTGTCAAATAAAAGTTAGTACAAATGAAGGTGAAATAGAATGTTTGCTTCTACTTCTCGATTATCTAAAGACTTTAAGTCAAGGTAAGTTACGACTTACTCTTTAAAGCTAACattctaaataaatatacaGTAATTAGTAGTAATAAATAGTTTATTGTTCGCACATGTTTCTGGCAAAAGCATTACAAGGTATTCATTACAATagaagtaataaaattaaaattaaaagaccCTTATTGATTGCGGAAAGCGATCgcttttgaatatttaaaatattttagttCCACCAGCTCTCCGCTAGATGGATAGGCTTTTTACTGTCCATGAATCGcgctaatttttaattatcagttTTAAGGCTTCTAGAGCAACGTGGGACCACTATTTAGGTCGCATTTTGATCATAGAACACTTTTCTGGCCCCAATATAGCCCAAAAGTTgcttatttttcgaaaaaaagcaattttctatttttttagttCCACCGTTCCACCGCTAGATGGCTAGGCTTTTTACGGTCCATGAATCGCGCTAATTTTCAATTAGCAATTTTAAGGCTTCCAGATAAATGTAGGGCAATTATTTAGATTGCATTTTCATCATAGAATACTTTACTAACGGCAATGAATCTTAAAAGTTgcatatttttcgaaaaaaagcaatttttcattttcttagttCTATCGATCATCCCTAGTAGgatcattttttaaaaagcttgaaataattcaattattttcatgtAACATGTAATAGAACActgcaattttcatttataattgattTAAGGGGTAGGAATAGGCCATCGTTTGCAATTATATCtttaaattactattttatttcatatactGTATGTATCAACGCGTGTCATTTTTCTGTATAATGTTTTATGTAtgattgtttaataatttacacCATGACAGACAATCGTTAATAAACGCAGGGGATTGTTTCGTCGATATCACAGACAATAGTACATTTCGGATGGTTAGCGAGGAAAGTTCAACATGATTTCACGATGGGAAATAGTATCCGCTATTCTTTGGTTTTTATTTCATGCAATCGCAAACTTTTACGTCtaagtttcttcttttttataacaGTCACTTTGCTACAGGATCGCGGTTTCGGCTTAACGATAATCTTTGGTTTATAGTTCATTAaactataaaaattttctttctgcAATTCGGTACTAcaggtgttttcttttttcgctGGCAAGAACAGAAACAGTACGCTtattataattaccattacTCCAACATCTCTccacttttttttctatttaaaagtaGCCAAACGTTTGCACGATTACCAAAACCAAATTTAACATTGAACCAGGAATATGTTCATTTACATTTCTCCATAACTAATACTTCAGTAATGTTTGTTCACAGGAGCTGAGGACTCTTCAACAATTCTGATCATGCTCGACTTGATGGAAGGTGTCACGGTATAGGGAGCTGGGTGTGCGATGCATCATCGTCATGTACGAGCTTCCTGAAGCCGGTGTAGCCGAAGGATTCGACGTCGGGGTCAACAACGGTGTACCCTGAAGACTAATGGCCAGTGGAAGCGCTGTTGGCGTGCACAGACTCATAGTGTTGCGCCCACCTTCTGTCACCGAACGATATCTAGTCGGTCTTGCTGATCTGGAGCAAGtataaaatacatagaattcaaAATAACCCTTTCAAAAATTATCAATCTTTCTAAACCAAGTTTCACTCACCTGGAACACTTGCATTTCAGCAATCGAATAAACGCAGCCCTGAAGGTCTTGTTGAAGATGGTGTAAATGACTGGATTGATGGTGGATGACACGTAACCGAGCCAGAGGCACGTGTCGACCACGTGGACCGGCACCGAGCACTCGGGACAAGCGGCGAAGAAGATGTTCAAAAGGAAGAACGGTGCCCAACACAAGACGAACGTGAAGAAAACCAAACCCAAAACTTTACTGGCTTTCTGTTCCGTGGCCAC carries:
- the LOC117606094 gene encoding cytochrome b5, producing MSNIYTAEEVSKHNSEKDLWIVYKDGVYDITKFVKEHPGGEEVLINLAGKDATACFDDIGHTVEAIQLRETYKIGTVSGTLSSTPVSDGVQDTTTDDDNWEYEPPKQETSLWLPVFIAAGVAIYGYMFYYFWLS
- the HnRNP-K gene encoding heterogeneous nuclear ribonucleoprotein K isoform X1 — its product is MKREADAGAMTGSGGPTSPHKRYRQGDDELRLLIPSKVAGSIIGKGGQNITKLRSQYKASIIVPDCPGPERVLTISSDLPTVLQVLNEVVPNLEEVSVATRRGSHGKRNDSINGSRHGSDEIDVRMLVHQSQAGCIIGKGGLKIKELREKTGARIKIYSHCCPHSTDRLISICGKPTTCIDCIRELIATIKTSPLKGVNNPYDPHNFDDYYADDYGGYGSGDGGQGKGGGFGGPGGRGGGGGGGGGGGGGMPPRRDNRGGGPGDMNRGFPPPPRGGPRGGGGGGGGMSGGPADRGYGGNSRGGGGGGGGYEGGRGGYGGNRGGPPPYGGGNYNGDGWGMQGGAPNGLGGGGGGGGGGGGGANSAMSGPPMSGNNQGNQGNMGGSKTSTQVTIPKDLAGAIIGKGGARIRKIRSDSGAGITIDEPLPGSNDRIITITGLPSQIQMAQYLLQQSVHENADHY
- the HnRNP-K gene encoding heterogeneous nuclear ribonucleoprotein K isoform X2; its protein translation is MKREADAGAMTGSGGPTSPHKRYRQGDDELRLLIPSKVAGSIIGKGGQNITKLRSQYKASIIVPDCPGPERVLTISSDLPTVLQVLNEVVPNLEENGSRHGSDEIDVRMLVHQSQAGCIIGKGGLKIKELREKTGARIKIYSHCCPHSTDRLISICGKPTTCIDCIRELIATIKTSPLKGVNNPYDPHNFDDYYADDYGGYGSGDGGQGKGGGFGGPGGRGGGGGGGGGGGGGMPPRRDNRGGGPGDMNRGFPPPPRGGPRGGGGGGGGMSGGPADRGYGGNSRGGGGGGGGYEGGRGGYGGNRGGPPPYGGGNYNGDGWGMQGGAPNGLGGGGGGGGGGGGGANSAMSGPPMSGNNQGNQGNMGGSKTSTQVTIPKDLAGAIIGKGGARIRKIRSDSGAGITIDEPLPGSNDRIITITGLPSQIQMAQYLLQQSVHENADHY